The Hordeum vulgare subsp. vulgare chromosome 4H, MorexV3_pseudomolecules_assembly, whole genome shotgun sequence genomic interval CTCAGacgcgtcctcctcctccggcggcgCCGTTGATGaaggagaggaggttgagggtgGCGCCGTTTCCTACGAGGCCCTGGTCGGGCACCTCGTCGAGGAAGAGGTCCTCGGGCACGCGGAAGGCCCCGTGCGCGCAGACGACGGCGGCGCCGAGCGCCAGCGCGGAGAAGATGATCCCACCGACAGATGTGAGGAAGACGACGAAGACGGAGGCGGCGATGAGCCCCCCGAGCGTCTCCCTGTCGGAGAAGGTGCGGCCGAAGGCGGCGAGCGGGGCCGCGTCAGCGGGGCGGAGGATGTAGAGGAAGCACCAGGCGGCGAGGagcgcgaggagggcggcgagCGAGAAGGGGTGCGCGAGGAGGGAGACCGCGAGGGAGAGCGCGACGAGCGCGGCGTAGTTGACGCGGAAGTAGGCGAGGTTCTTGCGGAGGCGGGCGGTGGCGTCTGAGAGGGAGTCCGGGCGCGAGAGCGCGGCGCGGTCCAGGAGCTCGGGCCAGGGCCGGGCGCCCGAGAGGGAGCGCTTGGCCGAGTCGTACAGGCGGCCCAGGAAGGCGCGCGTGGCGGCCGGGTCTGGGGAGGCGATGGAGGTGGCGGCGTCCGGAGCGGCGGGGAGGACGGTGGCGGGCGCGGCGGCCGGGACAgaggtggg includes:
- the LOC123448135 gene encoding PRA1 family protein B2-like, giving the protein MASAAPPLLPTSVPAAAPATVLPAAPDAATSIASPDPAATRAFLGRLYDSAKRSLSGARPWPELLDRAALSRPDSLSDATARLRKNLAYFRVNYAALVALSLAVSLLAHPFSLAALLALLAAWCFLYILRPADAAPLAAFGRTFSDRETLGGLIAASVFVVFLTSVGGIIFSALALGAAVVCAHGAFRVPEDLFLDEVPDQGLVGNGATLNLLSFINGAAGGGGRV